The Edaphobacter sp. 12200R-103 genome contains a region encoding:
- a CDS encoding response regulator transcription factor, producing the protein MNRIILADNQVIFRAGAARTLALEEDMRIVAQCEDLPKLWSALESLRGAVALVASSLRPDPQLLLEKARTAGSRIILIVENHEQVADDVAPAVDGIVCRNIGAGDLIEGVRRVARGQRFIQRANVTAIHSTDSVGTRVRDRLTPKEMQIVALIVQGCKNKEIALQLGTKEQVIKNYLRGIYDKTGVSDRLELALFTIHHRVLAEAAAKAGNLIEMRSA; encoded by the coding sequence ATGAATCGGATCATTCTCGCAGATAACCAGGTCATCTTTCGTGCCGGCGCAGCGCGAACGCTGGCATTAGAAGAAGATATGCGCATCGTCGCCCAGTGTGAAGACCTTCCGAAGCTGTGGAGTGCGCTTGAGAGCTTGCGAGGAGCGGTTGCCCTGGTGGCCTCCAGTCTTCGCCCGGACCCCCAGCTTCTCCTGGAAAAGGCTCGTACTGCAGGAAGCCGGATCATTTTGATCGTCGAAAATCACGAACAGGTAGCCGACGACGTCGCCCCTGCCGTCGATGGCATCGTCTGCCGGAATATCGGCGCCGGCGATCTGATCGAAGGGGTGCGACGGGTCGCCCGCGGACAACGTTTTATACAGCGTGCCAATGTGACTGCCATCCACTCCACCGACAGCGTAGGAACGCGCGTTCGCGACCGCTTGACACCAAAGGAGATGCAGATTGTCGCGCTGATCGTACAGGGCTGCAAAAACAAGGAGATCGCCCTTCAACTCGGAACCAAGGAGCAAGTCATCAAGAACTATCTCCGGGGAATCTACGACAAGACCGGAGTCTCCGATCGCCTGGAGCTGGCCCTCTTCACCATCCACCATCGCGTGCTCGCCGAGGCAGCCGCAAAGGCCGGAAACCTGATCGAGATGCGAAGCGCCTAA
- the pruA gene encoding L-glutamate gamma-semialdehyde dehydrogenase, producing MATADLTSAAPERTALMPFVNEPFIDFTAAENKRAMEAALANVESMLGREYDMVIGGRRLKTGDKIISTNPARPAQVVGIHQCAEAGLAEEAVAAALAAFPAWSRTSAAERAALLFRAADLIRQRKFEFCAWLIFEVGKNWTEADADVGETIDFLEFYGREALRLDATVPPIQFPGERNQLRYIPLGVGAVIPPWNFPFAIMAGMTAAAIVCGNTVILKPSVDAPTIAARFLSILEEAGLPDGVVNLCPGEGPDFGSAIVAHPQTRFIAFTGSKAVGLEIHESAARTRPGQKFIKRTILEMGGKDAIIVEADANLDAAIEGVVASAFGFNGQKCSACSRAIINAGIYDIFCDRLRERIRQIETGDPTKNIYTGPVISEKAFKKVLDYIEIGKTEARLLSGGETIKTPDGGYYIQPTVFVDVSPTARIAQEEIFGPVLAVIKSESFEQSLAIANNTEYGLTGSVFSSSREKLDRAREEFHVGNLYFNRKSTGAMVGAHPFGGFNMSGTDSKAGGPDYLLLFTQAKSIGEKIGYASETAE from the coding sequence ATGGCAACCGCTGACCTCACCTCCGCTGCCCCTGAGCGCACAGCCCTGATGCCCTTCGTTAATGAGCCGTTCATCGACTTCACCGCAGCTGAAAACAAACGGGCCATGGAAGCCGCACTGGCCAATGTGGAATCAATGCTCGGGCGCGAGTACGACATGGTCATCGGCGGAAGACGCCTCAAGACCGGCGACAAGATCATCTCGACCAATCCCGCGCGGCCTGCGCAGGTTGTCGGAATCCATCAATGCGCCGAGGCCGGCCTGGCTGAAGAGGCGGTAGCCGCCGCACTCGCTGCCTTCCCCGCCTGGAGTCGTACGTCCGCTGCTGAGCGCGCGGCCCTGCTCTTCCGTGCCGCGGATCTCATCCGGCAGCGCAAGTTCGAGTTCTGCGCCTGGCTCATCTTCGAAGTCGGTAAAAACTGGACAGAAGCAGACGCCGACGTGGGCGAAACCATCGACTTCCTGGAGTTCTACGGCCGCGAAGCCCTCCGTCTCGACGCTACGGTGCCGCCAATTCAGTTTCCCGGGGAACGCAACCAGCTCCGCTACATTCCACTCGGCGTCGGAGCCGTCATTCCACCCTGGAACTTCCCCTTCGCCATCATGGCAGGAATGACCGCCGCCGCCATCGTCTGCGGCAACACCGTCATCCTCAAGCCCTCGGTCGACGCACCGACCATCGCAGCGCGCTTCCTCAGCATTCTTGAAGAGGCCGGCCTGCCCGACGGCGTCGTCAATCTCTGTCCGGGCGAAGGCCCGGACTTCGGGTCCGCCATCGTCGCCCATCCGCAGACGCGCTTTATCGCCTTTACCGGTTCCAAGGCAGTCGGTCTTGAAATTCACGAGAGCGCGGCCCGCACGCGCCCGGGCCAGAAGTTCATCAAGCGCACCATCCTGGAGATGGGAGGAAAAGACGCCATCATCGTCGAGGCCGATGCCAACCTGGACGCGGCGATCGAAGGAGTCGTCGCCAGCGCCTTTGGCTTCAACGGACAAAAATGCTCAGCCTGTTCCCGCGCTATCATCAACGCCGGCATCTACGACATCTTCTGCGATCGCCTGCGGGAGCGGATCAGGCAGATCGAGACTGGCGACCCGACGAAGAATATCTACACCGGTCCGGTCATCAGCGAGAAGGCATTTAAGAAGGTCCTCGACTACATCGAGATCGGCAAGACGGAGGCTCGCCTGCTCTCCGGAGGCGAAACCATCAAAACGCCGGACGGTGGTTACTATATACAGCCGACCGTCTTCGTCGATGTCAGCCCGACGGCCCGCATCGCCCAGGAGGAGATCTTCGGTCCCGTACTGGCAGTGATCAAATCCGAAAGCTTCGAGCAATCGCTGGCAATCGCCAACAACACGGAATACGGTCTGACAGGCTCCGTCTTCTCCTCATCACGAGAGAAGCTGGATCGCGCCCGGGAGGAGTTCCACGTCGGCAACCTGTACTTTAACCGGAAGTCGACGGGGGCAATGGTCGGGGCACATCCGTTTGGGGGCTTTAATATGAGCGGAACAGACTCAAAGGCGGGTGGTCCGGACTATCTCCTGCTCTTCACCCAGGCCAAGAGCATCGGCGAGAAGATCGGCTACGCCAGCGAAACGGCGGAGTAA
- a CDS encoding TonB-dependent receptor, whose protein sequence is MQAQLSNNTALVGTVTDPSGSVVVGAKVVGINRDTKVQYTGTTNGEGYYSIPFINPGTYNITVSMNGFTTVTASGVIVAINLSVRTDVTLQVGSESTEVSISATTPPLSTDDALLGETVEAQKVHDLPLNGRHAIDLAATASNIVISGDALTGNPPGNRASGSGTRNINNSISLDGISIMNNLITTATLSPNPDAIDSVQTQNGNYTAQYGDYLGVHINLVTKTGGNAFHGTAYDYIQNDAFNAKSWLAKRTDRKSPLRYNLFGGVLSGPVIIPHLYNGRDRTFFMGSYEGLRNSGATFTTATVLTNKMRQGDFSELTNKTFYNPQTRFTACSAPNYACPAAQYAGNIIPVSPIAAKILPYLTAPNGPGTANNWTGNLPTSLNENSTIDRVDHNIGDKVRLFGRFAWQSVNNYSQAVNLTNTAYTTTKTRNGAIGYTHIITPKLVNDLRLGFNVLGTQILNQQAQNNDTTAGSQLGIPGFTADVDSGNAGLVDMSIGGASTYQGIAQTGTNWYQDDRQLTIYDQISYTMGKHSLMAGVSFRKMTIGRSAANTARGQFTFDGTLNGASRGAGDAAAAFIAGSPTSYISPFFQVKGSIGQWRDGFFVQDTWQVTQKFTLQYGLRYELPQVAYSLNGVGRIMDPGLTTLYPAIGGTNALDATKYKGFEFSGPNHDNISPRVGFSYRATDKTVIRGGGGIYYNANQLNSYTLSSTNYPYSAVVTPSAGFGATPGFTLENPNVPAPAAWPGPPTAPYANFTVDHGLPTARMYQWNVDVGQEIWPNAGFELQYLGSKTVHLDESYYPNQPQPSAIPFSQSRRPNPKIGQIRDIFNDGFATYNGLTAVLRQRLSHGISANLSYTWAHALDTSDSSNDGGSAMWQGHVKLDYGDSNGDIRNRFVGTVTYALPDFAGKSFYVREFLGGWQANAIVDLRGGIPMNITINSDQANVGGVGGSQRPNFVHDGKMTCSRDTVTGPGGSTKNSCLDATAYSVPTPGTFGNLKRNALHGPGRENVNFSLFKNFPIHESLAFQLRGETFNLFNHPNPANPNTRLGGPSFGFISDVQTGTSARILQIAGKIVF, encoded by the coding sequence ATGCAAGCGCAGCTTTCCAATAACACAGCGCTTGTGGGGACCGTCACCGACCCTTCAGGAAGTGTAGTAGTGGGAGCGAAGGTCGTCGGCATCAATCGCGACACCAAGGTGCAATACACCGGGACTACCAATGGTGAGGGGTATTACTCCATTCCCTTTATCAATCCGGGAACCTACAACATCACTGTTTCGATGAACGGATTCACAACAGTGACGGCCTCCGGCGTCATCGTTGCGATCAACCTTTCTGTACGAACCGACGTAACACTGCAGGTGGGGTCTGAGTCGACCGAAGTCAGCATCTCCGCGACGACGCCGCCGCTCTCTACGGACGATGCCCTGCTGGGAGAGACCGTCGAGGCCCAGAAGGTTCATGATCTTCCCTTGAATGGCAGGCATGCGATCGATCTGGCAGCTACGGCTTCCAACATCGTTATCAGCGGCGATGCACTCACGGGAAATCCTCCGGGCAACAGAGCGAGTGGTTCCGGAACCCGCAATATCAACAACAGTATTTCGCTGGACGGCATCTCGATCATGAACAACCTGATCACGACTGCCACCTTGTCGCCGAACCCGGATGCAATTGACTCCGTACAGACGCAGAACGGTAACTACACTGCCCAGTACGGCGATTACCTCGGCGTTCACATCAACCTGGTGACGAAGACAGGCGGCAATGCTTTTCACGGCACAGCATACGACTACATCCAGAACGATGCTTTCAATGCGAAGAGCTGGCTTGCCAAGCGCACGGATAGAAAGAGTCCTCTGCGGTACAACCTCTTCGGAGGCGTTCTCAGTGGACCGGTGATTATCCCTCACCTTTACAACGGTCGCGACAGGACGTTCTTTATGGGATCGTATGAGGGGCTTCGCAATAGCGGCGCTACCTTCACCACGGCCACGGTGCTCACCAACAAGATGCGCCAGGGTGACTTTAGCGAATTGACCAATAAGACGTTCTACAATCCTCAAACGCGCTTCACTGCGTGCTCTGCGCCGAACTATGCATGTCCAGCGGCTCAGTATGCAGGGAATATCATCCCGGTCAGTCCTATTGCGGCGAAGATCCTTCCTTATCTCACGGCACCGAATGGTCCGGGAACGGCCAACAACTGGACGGGGAACCTGCCGACTTCGCTGAATGAGAACTCAACCATTGATCGTGTTGACCATAACATCGGCGACAAGGTCCGACTGTTTGGGCGCTTTGCCTGGCAGTCTGTCAACAATTACAGCCAGGCGGTCAACCTGACGAATACCGCCTATACGACTACGAAGACACGCAATGGAGCTATCGGATACACGCACATCATCACGCCGAAACTGGTTAACGATCTCCGGTTGGGATTCAATGTGCTGGGTACGCAGATCCTGAATCAACAGGCCCAGAACAATGATACGACCGCTGGCTCGCAGCTTGGCATCCCTGGATTTACGGCGGACGTCGATAGTGGAAACGCCGGACTGGTCGATATGAGCATCGGCGGAGCGAGCACATACCAGGGTATTGCGCAAACCGGAACGAACTGGTATCAGGACGACCGCCAACTTACGATCTATGACCAGATCAGCTACACCATGGGCAAGCACAGTCTGATGGCCGGTGTCAGTTTCCGAAAGATGACGATTGGACGCTCGGCGGCCAACACGGCGCGCGGGCAGTTCACCTTTGATGGAACTCTCAATGGAGCTAGCCGCGGAGCGGGCGATGCCGCCGCAGCGTTCATCGCGGGATCGCCGACCAGCTATATCTCGCCCTTTTTCCAGGTCAAGGGATCGATCGGCCAATGGCGCGACGGCTTCTTCGTTCAGGACACGTGGCAGGTCACGCAGAAGTTCACACTGCAGTATGGTCTTCGTTATGAACTGCCCCAGGTGGCATACAGCCTGAATGGCGTAGGCCGGATTATGGATCCCGGCCTGACGACCCTATATCCCGCAATCGGAGGAACCAATGCTCTCGATGCCACTAAGTACAAGGGCTTTGAGTTCAGCGGACCGAATCACGACAACATCAGCCCACGCGTAGGATTCTCGTATCGCGCGACAGACAAGACTGTTATTCGTGGTGGCGGCGGCATCTATTACAACGCTAACCAGCTCAATTCCTATACGCTATCCTCCACCAACTATCCTTATTCAGCCGTTGTTACTCCGTCTGCGGGGTTTGGCGCGACTCCCGGTTTCACTCTGGAGAATCCCAACGTTCCAGCACCGGCAGCCTGGCCCGGTCCTCCGACAGCACCTTACGCCAACTTTACGGTTGACCACGGACTGCCGACCGCTCGTATGTATCAGTGGAATGTCGATGTGGGACAGGAGATCTGGCCCAATGCAGGTTTCGAACTGCAATACCTGGGATCGAAGACAGTTCACCTGGATGAGAGCTACTATCCAAATCAGCCTCAGCCTTCAGCCATTCCGTTTTCGCAGTCGCGGCGACCGAATCCAAAAATCGGACAGATCCGGGACATCTTCAACGATGGCTTTGCAACCTACAACGGCCTGACGGCGGTTTTGCGTCAACGTCTCAGCCACGGGATCAGCGCGAACCTCAGCTATACATGGGCACATGCGCTGGATACGTCAGACAGTTCCAATGATGGCGGTTCTGCTATGTGGCAGGGACATGTGAAGCTCGACTACGGTGACTCCAACGGCGACATCCGGAACCGGTTTGTTGGCACGGTCACGTATGCCTTGCCGGACTTTGCCGGGAAGAGCTTCTATGTTCGCGAGTTCCTGGGCGGATGGCAGGCAAATGCCATCGTCGATCTCCGCGGGGGAATTCCGATGAACATTACCATCAACTCCGATCAGGCAAACGTTGGCGGCGTCGGTGGCTCACAGCGTCCTAACTTCGTTCACGACGGAAAGATGACCTGCAGCCGAGATACAGTTACCGGTCCCGGAGGGTCGACCAAGAACAGCTGTCTGGATGCAACTGCATACTCAGTTCCCACGCCGGGAACTTTCGGAAACCTCAAACGGAATGCATTGCACGGCCCGGGAAGGGAGAACGTCAACTTCTCCCTGTTCAAAAACTTCCCCATCCATGAGAGTCTGGCCTTCCAACTTCGTGGAGAGACCTTCAACCTCTTCAACCATCCCAATCCAGCGAATCCTAACACCAGATTAGGTGGACCTTCCTTTGGTTTCATCTCGGATGTGCAGACAGGCACGAGCGCCCGAATCCTTCAGATTGCAGGAAAGATCGTCTTCTAG
- a CDS encoding ABC transporter permease produces MGFQRYLDRENKDRDLTEEIESHLAHEADTNRARGLSDAEAQRQARLKLGNPLSIRQRVWAYRSLPMLENIWRDLRYAWRSLRKTPGLTVIALLVIALGIGVTTAVFSIVNTVLLQPLPYADPQSLMRLALFTPQHRGDVASIPEFNLWRQQTSVLREVAGYDMGGAGLNLTGGDHPMQVQGVHVTHDYFALFGAPVALGRTFTTEEDSPHGGNVVVLSYGLWKQRFGGDANIVGRTIQIDNTPYLIVGVIGRNFVTDTPADLWIPYQFDLNSKEMAHYFRVTARLQPGVTIEQANAQLKLASDQFRREIPNSIGPNNHYGVVPLKEAIIGDTRTPLLVLLSAVGLVLLIACANVANLLLAKASGRKREFATRVALGADRWHVVRQLLTESLLLSLSGGLLGLALGYIGIRLLLSVNIGGLPRVGENGAAVAMDARVLFFTLGVSVLTGILFGLVPAISASRTDLVTHLNESGSRTGIGFRSANFRSILVVTEIALALILVIGSTLLIRTYLNLQAVNPGFDTHNTLTMAMSISGDRFQASAPVTQMIRSGRDRLKTIPGVTEAAVGNGLPLQGAFGMPFDIVGRPKGKSPFTGGAGYYSISPDYFEAFKIPLLRGRTFTEDDTASAPGVIIINEAMAKQYWPKGDPLRDRLQKAPGDKGPFAESSRQIVGIVGNTRDSGLNRDPYPTMYIPLAQMPDAETALNSRVAPLWWVVRTKGAPHALVAPVTSALREATGGLPVAHIRTMDEINSLMISRQRFNMLLLTVFGASGLLLAAVGIYGLMAFSVEQRTQELGIRMAMGAQTAHLRNMVLRQGMILTIFGVLIGISAAFWLSRFLASFLFGVKVWDPLAFILTPLLLGAVALAATWIPAVRATKVDPMTALRFE; encoded by the coding sequence ATGGGTTTCCAGCGCTACCTCGACCGCGAGAACAAGGATCGTGATCTAACCGAAGAAATCGAATCCCACCTGGCCCACGAAGCGGATACCAACCGCGCTCGCGGGCTTTCAGACGCTGAGGCGCAGCGGCAGGCTCGACTGAAACTCGGCAATCCGCTCTCTATCCGGCAACGTGTCTGGGCCTATCGCTCTCTGCCAATGCTGGAAAACATCTGGCGCGATCTGCGCTATGCATGGCGCTCGCTCCGGAAGACACCGGGCCTGACCGTCATCGCTCTTCTTGTCATAGCACTCGGAATCGGCGTAACCACGGCGGTCTTCTCGATTGTGAATACCGTCCTGCTGCAGCCGCTTCCCTATGCCGATCCGCAGTCGCTCATGCGGCTGGCTCTATTTACTCCACAGCACAGGGGCGATGTCGCCAGCATTCCTGAGTTCAATCTCTGGCGCCAGCAGACGTCCGTACTTCGAGAGGTGGCCGGCTACGACATGGGCGGCGCCGGCCTGAATCTCACAGGTGGGGACCACCCCATGCAGGTGCAGGGAGTCCACGTCACCCACGACTACTTTGCGCTCTTCGGCGCGCCCGTGGCTCTGGGACGCACCTTCACCACGGAAGAAGACAGCCCCCACGGCGGAAACGTGGTCGTGCTCAGCTATGGCCTGTGGAAACAGCGCTTTGGCGGTGACGCCAACATCGTAGGCAGGACCATTCAGATCGATAACACGCCGTATCTCATCGTTGGAGTCATCGGGCGGAACTTCGTTACCGACACTCCCGCAGATCTATGGATCCCGTATCAATTCGACCTGAACAGTAAGGAGATGGCGCACTACTTTCGGGTAACGGCGCGCCTGCAGCCCGGCGTCACCATCGAACAGGCAAACGCTCAGCTCAAGCTCGCATCCGACCAGTTCCGGCGGGAGATTCCCAACTCCATCGGCCCAAACAACCACTACGGAGTCGTTCCGCTGAAGGAAGCGATCATCGGCGATACCCGTACGCCTCTGCTCGTGCTGCTCAGCGCCGTCGGACTGGTCTTGTTGATCGCCTGTGCAAACGTAGCAAATCTCCTGCTGGCCAAAGCCTCGGGCCGCAAGCGCGAATTTGCCACGCGCGTAGCCCTGGGCGCGGACCGCTGGCATGTCGTCCGCCAGCTCCTGACGGAAAGTCTTCTGCTCTCGCTCTCCGGCGGCCTGCTCGGCCTGGCTCTCGGCTATATCGGCATCCGCCTGCTGCTCAGCGTGAACATTGGCGGGCTTCCGAGAGTTGGCGAAAACGGTGCTGCGGTTGCCATGGATGCGCGTGTCCTGTTCTTCACTCTCGGTGTGTCGGTGCTTACGGGAATCCTGTTCGGCCTTGTTCCCGCAATCAGCGCCTCGCGAACAGACCTCGTCACGCACCTGAACGAAAGCGGAAGCCGCACCGGCATCGGTTTTCGCAGTGCGAACTTCCGGTCGATTCTTGTCGTGACCGAGATCGCCCTGGCGCTCATTCTCGTCATCGGCTCCACCCTGCTGATTCGCACCTATCTCAACCTGCAGGCAGTGAACCCGGGATTTGACACTCACAATACGCTGACCATGGCGATGTCGATCAGCGGCGACCGCTTCCAGGCGAGCGCCCCGGTGACACAGATGATCCGTAGCGGGAGGGATCGCCTCAAGACGATCCCCGGCGTAACCGAAGCCGCAGTAGGAAACGGCCTGCCGCTCCAGGGAGCCTTCGGAATGCCATTCGATATCGTGGGACGCCCCAAAGGCAAATCCCCCTTCACCGGAGGAGCTGGATACTACTCCATCTCGCCGGACTATTTCGAAGCCTTCAAGATCCCACTCCTGCGCGGCCGTACCTTCACCGAGGACGACACTGCCTCCGCGCCCGGCGTCATCATCATCAACGAAGCGATGGCGAAGCAGTACTGGCCAAAGGGAGATCCCCTTCGGGACCGGTTACAGAAAGCGCCCGGCGACAAGGGGCCCTTCGCCGAGTCCTCTCGCCAGATCGTCGGCATCGTCGGCAACACGCGCGACAGCGGTCTCAACCGCGATCCCTACCCAACCATGTACATCCCTCTGGCGCAGATGCCCGACGCCGAGACTGCGCTCAATTCACGCGTCGCTCCGCTCTGGTGGGTCGTGCGCACCAAAGGCGCCCCGCATGCTTTGGTTGCACCCGTGACTTCGGCACTGCGAGAGGCTACCGGTGGCCTTCCCGTCGCCCATATCCGGACCATGGACGAAATTAATAGCCTCATGATCTCGCGGCAGCGGTTCAACATGCTGCTCCTGACGGTCTTCGGAGCTTCCGGATTATTGCTCGCCGCAGTCGGCATCTACGGCCTGATGGCCTTCTCCGTGGAGCAGCGCACACAGGAGCTCGGAATCCGCATGGCAATGGGAGCGCAGACCGCGCACCTTCGCAACATGGTCCTTCGCCAGGGAATGATTCTCACCATCTTTGGCGTACTGATCGGGATAAGCGCAGCCTTTTGGCTAAGCCGCTTCCTCGCCAGCTTCCTCTTCGGAGTCAAGGTATGGGATCCTCTCGCATTTATCCTGACTCCCCTGCTGCTCGGCGCCGTAGCTCTCGCGGCCACGTGGATTCCAGCCGTACGCGCCACCAAAGTAGACCCCATGACTGCTCTGCGCTTCGAATAG
- a CDS encoding PadR family transcriptional regulator has protein sequence MAKNRPSDAGEILQGTLDLLILRTLILGPAHGHTIAHSIESTSENALEVEQGSLYPALHRLEDRGLVSSEWGVSDNNRRAKFYRLTAKGHKELAAATNRWRRMTRAIGLILGESNS, from the coding sequence ATGGCAAAGAACAGACCATCGGACGCAGGAGAAATCCTTCAGGGAACCCTTGACCTCCTCATCCTGCGCACGCTGATCCTCGGTCCCGCGCACGGACACACCATCGCGCACTCCATCGAAAGCACATCGGAAAACGCCCTCGAAGTAGAACAGGGCTCGCTCTATCCTGCGCTTCACCGCCTGGAAGATCGCGGACTGGTTTCTTCCGAGTGGGGCGTCAGCGACAACAATCGCAGAGCGAAGTTCTATCGACTTACCGCAAAGGGCCATAAGGAACTGGCGGCAGCAACCAACCGCTGGCGACGCATGACACGAGCCATTGGCCTCATTCTCGGAGAATCGAACAGCTAG
- a CDS encoding mandelate racemase/muconate lactonizing enzyme family protein: MPPSRRSFLTSAFATAAATNLPRPLHAQFLSAPRHGLPGTLNERYAKLDAILAQPVFKRELFKDPVIIESIELLRNKKEYLCRVRSKDGHEGISVSNSAQMSVLYPIFVKHIAPFYIGKDARDLEFLIPESTVYANNYKAQGLAIWVPIATLEFALLDMFGKIANRPIGLLISDKIYNSKISVYQANGERGISAEETIEHLKREVAISNAKAIKFKLGGRMSHKETPEGRSEKLIPLVRKTFGDQMIISADANGSYTPAQAIPIGKLMQEYKYAFFEEPVPFDWYEETKQVADALEIPIAGGEQEPSTHNFRWLIANGALSIVQQDMFYFGGMVRCMQVARMANAFGKQCIPHISATGLGYVYMMHFISAIPNSGPYHEFKEFNNDLPWHCSTSTLRSDSNGVIQVPTGPGFGVDIDPDFIRKATVVSA, encoded by the coding sequence GTGCCGCCAAGCCGCCGTTCTTTTCTTACCTCTGCCTTTGCGACAGCCGCAGCCACCAATCTCCCCCGCCCCCTCCACGCCCAGTTCCTGAGCGCTCCCCGTCACGGTCTTCCCGGCACACTCAACGAGCGCTACGCCAAACTCGACGCCATTCTCGCGCAGCCTGTCTTCAAACGCGAGTTGTTCAAAGATCCCGTCATCATCGAAAGCATCGAGCTTCTCCGCAATAAGAAGGAGTATCTCTGCCGTGTGCGCTCCAAAGACGGCCATGAAGGCATCTCCGTCTCCAACTCGGCCCAGATGTCGGTTCTCTATCCCATCTTCGTCAAGCACATCGCACCGTTCTACATCGGCAAGGACGCGCGCGACCTCGAGTTCCTCATTCCCGAATCCACCGTCTACGCGAACAACTACAAGGCCCAGGGCCTCGCCATCTGGGTTCCCATCGCCACCCTTGAATTCGCTCTCCTCGACATGTTCGGCAAGATAGCTAACCGACCCATCGGCCTGCTCATCAGCGACAAGATCTACAACAGCAAAATTTCCGTCTACCAGGCCAACGGAGAGCGCGGCATCTCCGCCGAAGAGACCATCGAGCACCTCAAGCGCGAGGTCGCCATCTCCAATGCCAAAGCCATCAAGTTCAAGCTTGGCGGCCGTATGAGCCACAAAGAAACACCCGAAGGCCGGAGCGAAAAGCTTATCCCGCTCGTGCGCAAGACCTTCGGCGACCAGATGATCATCTCCGCCGACGCCAACGGCTCCTACACACCCGCCCAGGCCATCCCCATCGGCAAGCTCATGCAGGAGTACAAGTACGCCTTCTTCGAAGAGCCTGTCCCCTTCGACTGGTATGAGGAGACGAAGCAGGTCGCCGACGCCCTCGAGATCCCCATCGCCGGCGGCGAACAGGAACCCAGCACCCACAACTTCCGCTGGCTCATTGCCAACGGCGCCCTCTCCATCGTCCAGCAGGACATGTTCTACTTCGGCGGCATGGTGCGCTGCATGCAGGTCGCCCGCATGGCCAATGCCTTCGGCAAGCAGTGCATTCCACACATCTCAGCGACTGGACTGGGATACGTCTACATGATGCATTTCATCTCCGCCATTCCAAACTCCGGCCCGTATCACGAGTTCAAGGAGTTCAACAATGACCTCCCGTGGCACTGCTCCACCTCCACCCTGCGCAGCGACTCCAACGGAGTGATCCAGGTTCCCACTGGCCCCGGTTTCGGCGTCGATATCGATCCGGACTTCATCAGGAAAGCCACGGTCGTCTCAGCCTGA
- a CDS encoding carbonic anhydrase family protein → MRRNLWLVAGVFVFAAAQIVPAAGQVIAAGDFAYTGDNGPGFWGEISPACAPTSVRQSPIDIDRVVVDPRLDPLRVTSTETTTIISNPGYTLVGKQDNKPTVELRGVTYTLVEFHFHALSEHTVQGQYGVMELHVVFADPSLTKLAVIGVIYKVGRPNGFLRQILSAGLPEKSTSAPVTVENLNVADAFTDTRSYYNYPGSLTTPPCSETVNWFVLKRWAELSQEQFDAFRKVLGNDFRPLQKRNGRVVRATPRGPF, encoded by the coding sequence ATGAGACGAAATCTTTGGCTCGTTGCAGGTGTATTTGTCTTTGCGGCCGCCCAGATTGTTCCGGCGGCAGGACAGGTGATTGCAGCTGGTGACTTTGCATATACGGGAGATAACGGGCCAGGGTTTTGGGGAGAGATCAGTCCGGCGTGTGCACCGACGAGTGTGCGACAGTCGCCGATCGATATTGATCGGGTGGTGGTGGATCCGAGGCTGGATCCGCTGCGAGTGACTTCCACCGAAACAACGACGATCATATCGAATCCGGGATACACGTTGGTGGGGAAGCAGGACAATAAGCCAACGGTCGAGTTGAGAGGTGTGACCTACACGCTGGTGGAGTTCCATTTTCACGCGCTGTCGGAACACACGGTGCAGGGCCAATACGGTGTGATGGAGCTTCACGTAGTATTTGCGGACCCGAGCCTGACCAAGCTTGCGGTCATCGGGGTGATCTACAAGGTTGGCAGGCCGAACGGGTTTTTACGCCAGATTCTGTCGGCCGGACTGCCGGAGAAGTCGACCTCTGCGCCGGTGACAGTGGAGAACCTGAATGTCGCGGATGCGTTCACGGATACGAGGAGCTATTACAACTATCCGGGATCGCTGACGACTCCGCCGTGCTCGGAGACGGTGAACTGGTTTGTGCTGAAGCGGTGGGCGGAGTTGTCGCAAGAGCAGTTCGACGCATTTCGCAAGGTGTTGGGGAATGACTTTCGGCCGTTGCAGAAGAGGAATGGGCGAGTAGTCAGGGCTACGCCGCGGGGGCCGTTCTAG